One window of Streptomyces sp. FIT100 genomic DNA carries:
- a CDS encoding asparagine synthetase A, whose product MSAETSGVSLPTPRAHLTSKRTRAALIVQNRFIAGAREFLSSDGFTELLPPTIGPVTDPGARGAKQVDIDYYGHRFKLMTSGILYKQASLLAFEKIFHVAPNVRLEPLETAVTHRHLAEFHQLDVEIANGSREEAMDVAERLTKHCVEHVLATAQAELEELGRDVEQLKQVLSAPYGRTSHTQAVANLQARGHAQDAHAEIDWQGEEVISRTAEQPFFITGYPKGSRGFYDKECPEEPGVLRNFDLIFPGGFGEMMSGSERESDYRNLVARIRETGENPAKYEWYLTLAREGIPSSAGFGLGVERFTRFLGGLDAVWQASAYPKLPGLARP is encoded by the coding sequence TTGTCTGCCGAGACCTCCGGCGTCAGTCTCCCCACTCCCCGTGCCCACCTGACTTCGAAGCGAACCCGTGCTGCGTTGATCGTGCAAAACAGGTTCATCGCTGGTGCACGTGAGTTCCTCAGCAGCGACGGATTCACGGAGCTTCTGCCGCCTACGATCGGGCCGGTCACTGATCCGGGTGCACGGGGTGCCAAGCAGGTCGACATCGACTACTACGGGCACCGCTTCAAGCTCATGACGAGCGGGATCCTCTACAAGCAGGCGTCCCTGCTCGCTTTCGAGAAGATTTTTCATGTGGCACCGAACGTGCGCCTGGAGCCCTTGGAGACTGCGGTCACTCACCGCCATCTCGCCGAGTTTCACCAGCTCGATGTCGAAATCGCCAACGGTTCGCGCGAGGAGGCGATGGATGTCGCCGAGAGGCTGACGAAGCACTGCGTCGAGCACGTCCTGGCCACGGCGCAGGCGGAGTTGGAAGAGCTCGGACGGGACGTGGAGCAGCTGAAGCAGGTGCTCAGCGCGCCCTACGGCCGGACGTCCCACACGCAGGCCGTCGCGAACCTGCAGGCGCGTGGTCATGCTCAGGACGCGCACGCGGAGATCGACTGGCAGGGTGAGGAGGTCATCTCCCGGACCGCTGAACAACCGTTCTTCATCACCGGTTACCCCAAGGGCTCCCGTGGCTTCTACGACAAGGAGTGCCCCGAAGAGCCGGGCGTGCTGCGCAACTTCGACCTCATATTCCCTGGCGGCTTCGGCGAGATGATGAGTGGCAGCGAGCGCGAGTCGGACTACCGCAACCTCGTCGCGCGGATCCGGGAGACGGGCGAGAACCCTGCGAAGTACGAGTGGTACCTGACCTTGGCCCGCGAAGGTATCCCTTCGAGCGCGGGCTTCGGCCTTGGCGTCGAGCGATTCACCCGGTTCCTCGGCGGCCTGGACGCCGTCTGGCAGGCGTCGGCCTACCCGAAGCTCCCCGGGCTGGCTCGCCCGTGA
- a CDS encoding LLM class flavin-dependent oxidoreductase codes for MHTLTGLQQTDLKFHWCSPLDSGQQRASEKYQTGQLDFDGIVDFAREADELGVDSLLMGISYHMPDPLPMIGALVRETKHVKFILAYRPGLLSPTLFTQVVNTVSWMSDGRIALNLVAGISPAEQAYYGDFLAHDDRYTRSDEFLGILHRFWRGETPLTHQGQHYRVEDAQLGLGFKDGGRPTVYISGASDRAQQSAVLHSDCWLRYGDTPEGIAKAARPVLEQGCQVGIRMHVLARPTRDEALVDLAEMMSNPDEEHKEWVNKFVGASDSEAVKTSFRLAEQASGDWLSPMLYSGAVAYRGGPALCVVGSYEEVAAYLYKYKAAGVSEFIFSGWPTRNEMRTFYTHVLPLIREHERTASTAW; via the coding sequence ATGCATACTTTGACCGGCCTTCAGCAAACTGACCTGAAATTCCATTGGTGTTCACCGCTGGACAGTGGCCAGCAGCGGGCTAGCGAGAAGTACCAGACCGGCCAACTCGACTTCGATGGCATCGTCGACTTCGCGCGAGAGGCGGACGAACTCGGCGTTGACTCCCTGCTCATGGGGATCAGCTATCACATGCCGGATCCGCTTCCCATGATCGGAGCGCTGGTCCGCGAGACCAAGCATGTGAAGTTCATCCTGGCGTACCGTCCCGGGCTGCTGTCACCCACTCTTTTCACGCAGGTGGTAAACACCGTCTCGTGGATGTCTGACGGCCGCATCGCACTGAATCTAGTGGCAGGCATCTCGCCCGCGGAACAGGCTTACTACGGCGACTTCCTCGCACACGACGACCGGTACACCCGGTCCGACGAGTTTCTCGGCATCCTGCACCGCTTCTGGCGGGGTGAGACCCCGCTGACCCACCAGGGGCAGCACTATCGCGTCGAGGATGCACAGCTCGGCCTGGGCTTCAAGGACGGCGGGCGGCCGACCGTGTACATCAGTGGCGCGTCCGACCGCGCGCAGCAGTCCGCGGTGCTGCACAGCGACTGCTGGCTGCGATACGGCGACACGCCCGAGGGAATCGCGAAGGCGGCGCGGCCGGTTCTGGAGCAGGGATGCCAGGTCGGTATCCGTATGCACGTCCTGGCGCGTCCGACGCGTGACGAGGCGTTGGTCGACCTCGCGGAGATGATGAGCAATCCGGATGAAGAGCACAAGGAGTGGGTGAACAAGTTCGTCGGCGCCTCCGACTCAGAGGCGGTGAAGACGTCGTTCCGCCTGGCCGAGCAGGCCAGTGGCGACTGGCTCTCGCCGATGCTCTACTCCGGTGCCGTTGCCTACCGTGGCGGCCCCGCATTGTGCGTGGTCGGGAGCTACGAAGAAGTGGCGGCCTATCTCTACAAGTACAAGGCTGCCGGCGTCAGCGAGTTCATCTTCTCGGGCTGGCCCACTCGGAACGAGATGAGGACTTTCTACACCCATGTACTCCCACTGATCCGCGAGCACGAGCGTACCGCGTCCACGGCATGGTGA
- a CDS encoding MFS transporter — translation MVIPAERARRGLFAAGVLLGLVAEQVVLYSVPLLIFQDTNQVSTLGLAFALEWLPGLLAYPFAGLIADRDGGARLFSLVTGARACVLVGVVAVCLTAPGWTTAALMTSGALLSMLVAPVRMSVEKMVPQVAKGEHLAPTQAIVQNMELLAMALGPGLAMLAALALGKMWLLALAATVFTLGALCWLPLPRGGRTTGAGTVRGNLSELKLGWTLLLGNRPVLLLAVLNFAINLVIATVLSANAALVTGVFDAPDSAYAMLNICVGVIGLINLLVIPLLLKRFDVYLLGTIGFVLLCVALLLVGLAPSFTVYAAAFVATLTGDATYNVFNRTQRVKAIPKDHLGKVMGPFYLLNMLSYPIAGILTASFGGTFGTQPLVIVLTLALIAFGTFFLPLTMRSFRLALDNRERIPTGAQA, via the coding sequence ATGGTGATTCCTGCAGAGCGAGCCAGGCGAGGGCTGTTCGCCGCAGGAGTGCTGCTCGGCTTGGTGGCGGAGCAGGTGGTGCTGTACAGCGTCCCGCTGCTCATCTTCCAGGACACCAACCAGGTGTCCACGCTCGGTCTGGCCTTCGCACTTGAATGGCTGCCGGGGCTCCTGGCCTATCCCTTCGCGGGCCTCATAGCCGACCGGGACGGCGGTGCACGTCTCTTTTCCCTGGTGACTGGTGCGCGCGCTTGCGTTCTCGTGGGCGTCGTCGCCGTCTGCCTCACAGCCCCCGGCTGGACAACTGCAGCTCTCATGACGAGTGGCGCGCTGTTGTCGATGCTGGTGGCACCCGTGCGGATGTCCGTCGAGAAGATGGTTCCGCAGGTGGCCAAGGGAGAACACCTGGCCCCCACGCAGGCCATCGTCCAGAACATGGAGTTGCTGGCCATGGCCCTGGGCCCGGGCCTGGCCATGCTGGCAGCGCTCGCGCTGGGAAAGATGTGGCTGCTTGCGCTGGCTGCGACGGTGTTCACCCTGGGGGCTTTGTGCTGGCTGCCGCTGCCTCGCGGGGGACGGACAACGGGTGCCGGCACTGTCCGCGGCAACCTGTCGGAACTCAAGCTCGGCTGGACGCTCCTCCTCGGGAACAGGCCGGTGCTTCTCCTTGCTGTTCTGAACTTCGCGATCAACTTGGTTATCGCGACGGTTCTGAGCGCGAACGCGGCACTGGTGACCGGCGTCTTCGACGCCCCGGACTCGGCATACGCGATGCTCAACATCTGCGTCGGGGTGATCGGGCTCATCAACCTCTTGGTGATACCACTCCTGCTGAAGCGGTTCGACGTCTACCTGCTGGGAACCATAGGATTCGTCCTCCTGTGCGTGGCCCTGCTACTCGTGGGTCTGGCGCCTTCCTTCACCGTTTACGCTGCGGCATTCGTGGCCACGCTCACGGGCGATGCGACGTACAACGTTTTCAACCGCACCCAACGAGTGAAAGCAATACCCAAAGATCACTTGGGAAAGGTGATGGGTCCTTTCTACTTGCTCAACATGCTGTCCTATCCCATCGCTGGAATACTCACGGCCAGTTTCGGCGGTACGTTCGGGACCCAGCCGCTTGTCATCGTACTGACGCTCGCCCTCATCGCCTTCGGCACCTTCTTTTTGCCGTTGACGATGCGCAGCTTCCGCCTAGCACTGGACAACCGTGAAAGAATTCCCACAGGAGCCCAAGCGTGA
- a CDS encoding cobalamin B12-binding domain-containing protein, producing the protein MTTVESDSHIWNLVYLQKFLEENGAEVKNLGACTPVGTVTQAIQEYRPSLLVVSSVNGHGHHGARVLLSALRKSGLEVPSVVGGKLTIAESDNDWVRRDLLNHGYTDVFNGEDAIEKFQGFLRLGKSSGFSAWQADAAVVPPWDQPEPVATRTH; encoded by the coding sequence TTGACCACTGTCGAATCTGATTCACATATCTGGAATCTTGTCTACCTTCAGAAGTTTCTTGAAGAGAATGGTGCGGAGGTTAAGAACCTGGGCGCCTGCACTCCGGTCGGAACTGTTACGCAAGCCATACAGGAATACCGTCCTTCACTTCTCGTAGTGTCAAGTGTGAATGGACACGGGCATCACGGGGCGCGTGTTCTCCTCTCCGCTCTGCGGAAGAGCGGACTCGAAGTCCCGTCTGTCGTGGGAGGAAAGCTCACGATCGCAGAGTCGGACAACGACTGGGTTCGGCGCGATTTGCTCAACCACGGATACACCGACGTTTTCAACGGTGAGGACGCCATCGAAAAGTTTCAGGGATTCCTGAGGCTTGGAAAGTCCTCGGGATTCTCTGCCTGGCAGGCGGACGCGGCGGTCGTTCCACCTTGGGACCAGCCGGAACCCGTAGCGACAAGGACACATTGA
- a CDS encoding acetyl-CoA carboxylase biotin carboxylase subunit family protein codes for MHIVIVNRWPRFSDGKRWDNELTRYEEFIDHDRHKVSYVVDALGEEGVLAAPSTIASLVRVDDVNDFASLRAAVLKITEHVGSVDQLIALSEFTLEIAARVREDLGLPGPTPAEVAVYRDKVRMKQVLAEAGVRVPRFAACEDAERSRAFAASCGYPVIVKPVDGAASIGVHRVDDEAALAQLLPTLDLGRYEVEEFVEGAVYHVDGFVDEHARIRFQAVSRYVNDCLAFGTGSPLGSVIVQRSGLRNRIEEFAGRCVSALGMSTTPFHLELFVTPSDELVFLEIGGRVGGSEVPHLLNKLFDVNLFETWLRALAGERIWLPDKPADPSGGWLVLPKPTQLPARVLKATPMREQVPSIWRELLPEVGDVLEPGGAYDALHSGRFILLHETQEQVEADIHRIIENFEFEASSL; via the coding sequence ATGCACATTGTCATCGTCAACCGCTGGCCTCGGTTCTCCGACGGCAAGCGGTGGGACAACGAGTTGACCAGATACGAGGAGTTCATCGACCACGACCGACACAAAGTCAGCTACGTGGTCGACGCCCTGGGCGAGGAGGGGGTCCTGGCGGCCCCGTCGACGATTGCATCCCTGGTGCGGGTGGACGACGTCAATGACTTCGCATCACTGCGTGCCGCGGTTCTCAAGATCACGGAACACGTCGGTTCTGTAGACCAGTTGATAGCCCTGTCCGAGTTCACCCTGGAGATCGCCGCTCGGGTGCGTGAGGACCTCGGGCTGCCCGGGCCGACTCCCGCAGAGGTCGCAGTGTACCGGGACAAGGTCCGAATGAAGCAGGTACTTGCCGAGGCGGGCGTCCGTGTCCCTCGTTTTGCAGCCTGCGAGGACGCGGAGCGGAGCCGCGCCTTCGCGGCATCCTGTGGATACCCGGTCATCGTCAAGCCGGTGGACGGCGCCGCAAGTATCGGCGTCCACCGTGTCGATGACGAAGCCGCGCTGGCTCAGCTGCTGCCCACCCTCGACCTCGGGCGCTACGAGGTCGAGGAATTCGTCGAAGGAGCCGTCTACCACGTCGACGGTTTCGTCGACGAGCATGCGCGGATCCGCTTCCAGGCTGTGTCCCGGTACGTCAATGACTGTCTCGCCTTCGGAACCGGGTCCCCCCTGGGCTCGGTGATCGTCCAACGGTCGGGGCTGCGGAACCGGATCGAGGAGTTCGCAGGCAGGTGCGTATCCGCGCTCGGCATGAGTACCACTCCGTTCCATCTGGAACTCTTCGTGACTCCGTCGGACGAACTGGTCTTCCTCGAGATCGGTGGCCGCGTCGGCGGCAGCGAGGTGCCACACCTCCTCAACAAGCTGTTTGACGTCAACCTCTTCGAAACCTGGCTGCGAGCGCTGGCCGGGGAGCGGATCTGGCTACCGGACAAGCCGGCGGACCCGTCGGGTGGTTGGCTCGTCCTGCCCAAGCCCACGCAACTGCCGGCCCGCGTGCTCAAGGCGACGCCCATGCGTGAACAGGTGCCGAGCATCTGGCGCGAGCTCCTTCCGGAGGTGGGCGACGTACTGGAGCCGGGAGGCGCCTACGACGCCCTGCACAGCGGCAGATTCATCCTTCTGCACGAGACACAGGAACAGGTGGAAGCCGACATCCACCGCATCATCGAGAACTTTGAATTCGAGGCATCTTCGCTATGA
- a CDS encoding PqqD family protein produces MSNQSPTYGRESDSTLHETLSSYLSAVELHGIASVGDKLIEAAGGVGQLADYKVMVAYGGGKDSSYVVAFVRAVQLHLQLAHGRTFVMRVANMRHAGVPTAVMENIDRVYRALELLDDPRCELITVDHTEIRRFCVDLPLPDRLRTINRVDVLMNGHRSAGDGRPTFCNSCNLAVADFYGRAAWWQGGVDAIMTGDSRREQLLYSAWILRLAKESGIDVEQCRSMGFRGLLTALRGIANTYFQELFGEDGIAELAEREVATGDRSLQPAFISIYDLVSYRVHDHWELIVDFLGFQFDDLAFSFTESDCANPTLMAHLRGLRTQYVEGRTYEAGIKEYLQLAEMMMHKKEMPERLIQLALSRYDTSEKITERRGMSAEYALDAFALQEDALVAMVFSPFTDEGARLARFVDDCHPKMAGRVADLHLALRGESDTEDVITWLKEVSALTIGQLRTLYRSSLVDFQTKESMIARVRVGDPHKAEIETVDPQTGSRTLELISGR; encoded by the coding sequence ATGAGCAATCAGTCGCCCACGTACGGCCGCGAGAGCGACAGCACGCTCCACGAAACGCTGAGCAGCTACCTCAGCGCCGTCGAACTGCACGGGATCGCATCGGTCGGTGACAAGCTGATCGAGGCCGCAGGCGGAGTCGGGCAGCTGGCCGACTACAAGGTCATGGTCGCTTACGGCGGCGGCAAGGACAGCTCGTACGTCGTCGCCTTCGTGCGCGCGGTCCAACTGCACCTGCAGCTGGCACACGGCCGCACCTTCGTCATGCGCGTCGCCAACATGCGGCACGCGGGTGTTCCCACCGCGGTGATGGAGAACATCGACCGGGTGTACCGGGCCCTTGAGCTGCTCGACGACCCCCGCTGCGAGCTGATCACGGTCGACCACACGGAGATTCGCCGGTTCTGCGTCGATTTGCCGCTGCCTGACCGGCTGCGCACCATCAACCGCGTCGATGTCCTGATGAACGGACACCGCTCAGCAGGCGACGGGCGACCCACTTTCTGCAACAGCTGCAATCTCGCCGTGGCCGACTTCTACGGCCGTGCCGCTTGGTGGCAGGGCGGCGTCGACGCGATCATGACCGGTGACTCGAGACGCGAGCAGCTGCTCTACTCCGCCTGGATCCTCCGCTTGGCCAAGGAGAGCGGCATCGATGTGGAACAGTGCCGCAGCATGGGCTTCCGCGGACTGCTCACCGCACTGCGCGGCATCGCCAACACCTATTTCCAGGAGCTGTTCGGCGAGGACGGTATCGCCGAACTCGCGGAGCGTGAGGTCGCCACGGGAGACCGCTCGCTGCAGCCCGCCTTCATCTCGATCTATGACCTCGTCAGCTACCGCGTACACGACCACTGGGAGCTGATCGTCGACTTCCTGGGTTTCCAGTTCGACGATCTGGCCTTCAGTTTCACTGAGTCCGACTGCGCCAATCCGACGCTGATGGCCCACCTTCGTGGACTGCGGACGCAATACGTCGAGGGACGGACCTACGAAGCCGGCATCAAGGAGTACCTGCAGCTGGCCGAGATGATGATGCACAAGAAGGAGATGCCGGAGCGCCTCATCCAACTGGCGCTCAGCCGCTACGACACGTCCGAGAAGATCACGGAACGGCGCGGTATGTCCGCGGAGTATGCCCTGGACGCCTTTGCACTCCAGGAGGACGCTCTCGTTGCCATGGTCTTCTCCCCGTTTACCGACGAAGGAGCACGGCTGGCGCGATTCGTCGACGACTGCCACCCCAAGATGGCCGGCCGTGTCGCGGACCTGCACCTCGCCCTGCGAGGGGAGTCCGACACCGAGGACGTCATCACCTGGCTCAAAGAGGTTTCCGCTCTCACGATCGGCCAGCTGCGCACGCTCTACCGGAGTTCCCTGGTCGACTTCCAGACGAAGGAGTCAATGATCGCCCGGGTGCGTGTCGGAGACCCGCACAAGGCAGAGATCGAGACGGTGGACCCTCAGACCGGCAGCCGCACGCTCGAGCTGATCTCGGGTCGGTGA
- a CDS encoding methylaspartate mutase: protein MSGHFDRFIADVHRRDELVVQPRMGFGKLQTMESGLQAVAALDVPAVGTLTLDSYTRVGDYTTPLERLAAGEEVNGFPLLSHPTRATQGMLDGLYGPTFPVQVRHGTALPLQVFKSLVEVGLEATEGGPVSYCLPYSRLPLAHAVQAWKESVQFLASETEFGHIESFGGCLLGQLCPPSLTVAMAVLEGCFFRQHGLRHMSLSYAQGTLPAQDRGALRAMRSLAAEYLGDVTWHVVLYTYMGLFPRTPDGATGLIRDSARLARDTGCERLIVKTVSEAWQIPSVAENLAALRLSSQAAEGPPAPATAVEDAFFDEVIEEARLIIESVLNLNPDISLAFVKAFADGLLDIPFCLHPDNMGAATCVIDDRGALVWGSRGRLPLSRTGSGHRTDRFSSDRLYSMLNHVAHRYDSRARALKDNPRLCIP, encoded by the coding sequence GTGTCCGGCCATTTCGATCGGTTCATCGCCGACGTACACCGCCGGGACGAACTCGTCGTCCAGCCACGCATGGGCTTCGGCAAGCTCCAGACCATGGAGTCGGGGCTGCAAGCGGTCGCCGCACTGGACGTCCCCGCCGTGGGAACACTGACGCTCGACAGCTACACCCGCGTCGGGGACTACACGACACCACTGGAACGGCTGGCCGCCGGCGAGGAGGTGAACGGCTTCCCGCTGCTGTCGCACCCGACCCGTGCGACGCAGGGCATGCTCGACGGCTTGTACGGCCCCACCTTTCCTGTTCAGGTGCGCCACGGCACAGCGCTCCCTTTGCAGGTGTTCAAAAGCCTGGTGGAAGTCGGCCTGGAAGCGACGGAGGGCGGTCCGGTGTCGTACTGCCTTCCCTACAGTCGTCTACCGCTCGCCCACGCGGTGCAAGCCTGGAAGGAGAGCGTCCAGTTCCTGGCCTCCGAGACCGAGTTCGGACACATCGAGAGCTTCGGGGGCTGTCTGCTCGGGCAGCTGTGTCCGCCCTCGCTCACGGTCGCGATGGCGGTGCTTGAAGGGTGCTTCTTCCGGCAGCACGGCCTGCGCCACATGTCACTCAGCTATGCGCAGGGAACGCTGCCCGCCCAGGACCGTGGAGCGCTCCGGGCAATGCGTTCCCTCGCGGCGGAGTATCTGGGGGACGTTACCTGGCACGTGGTCCTGTACACGTACATGGGCCTGTTCCCTCGCACGCCTGACGGCGCGACCGGACTCATCCGCGACAGCGCACGGCTCGCCCGGGACACCGGGTGTGAACGCCTCATCGTGAAGACCGTGTCCGAGGCATGGCAGATACCGAGCGTGGCGGAGAACCTGGCTGCTCTCCGACTGTCGTCGCAAGCCGCGGAGGGCCCTCCTGCCCCCGCAACGGCGGTGGAGGATGCCTTCTTCGACGAAGTCATCGAGGAGGCGAGACTCATCATCGAGTCCGTCCTCAATCTCAACCCCGATATCAGCCTGGCTTTCGTGAAGGCGTTCGCCGACGGACTGCTGGACATCCCGTTCTGCCTTCACCCGGACAACATGGGTGCCGCAACGTGCGTGATCGACGATCGAGGCGCTCTGGTGTGGGGATCCCGCGGGAGGCTGCCGCTGTCTCGCACGGGCTCCGGTCACCGGACGGACCGGTTCAGCTCGGATCGTCTGTACTCCATGCTCAACCACGTCGCACATCGCTATGACAGCCGCGCACGCGCGCTCAAAGACAACCCCCGTCTCTGCATCCCTTGA
- a CDS encoding ATP-grasp domain-containing protein, with protein sequence MDALSTGALLAREAADSYRVTHVRSRAQLPETFAASLPTDLFDEDLTYPGHTDDVRRKLAERSPVGVVPASEFGVEVADELAEALALRGNTPSLSSARRDKSRMMAVLSAAGIRTPRQLRAGGAADLLRWRRQEKLGRVVVKPLDSAGSDDVFTCDTDEEVTTAFDRIIGKTNLMLRPNESVLIQEYLAGDEFIVNTVSRDGRHWCTDVWVSAKTVLSEKRKVYDYEDLLEPDDLRLEQIVPYVSDVLDGLGITNGPAHTELILTHDGPVLLETGARISGLANPPALDRCTGANQVSLALDCYTADARLLLSRPLRYEQNEHARCVNLFARRAVRLPACAIREALQDLPAFESLRFRVADNGETRPTVDLNSSPGVVFFVHKDRNEVDRAYKVLREIEHELL encoded by the coding sequence GTGGACGCGCTCTCCACGGGAGCCTTGCTCGCGCGCGAGGCCGCCGACAGCTACCGCGTGACGCATGTCCGCTCCCGTGCCCAACTGCCCGAGACCTTCGCGGCGAGCCTGCCGACCGATCTGTTCGACGAGGATCTCACCTATCCCGGCCACACCGACGACGTACGAAGGAAGCTGGCCGAGCGCAGCCCCGTAGGGGTCGTTCCGGCCAGCGAGTTCGGTGTCGAGGTCGCCGACGAACTCGCGGAGGCACTCGCGCTGAGGGGGAACACCCCGTCACTGTCGTCCGCGCGACGGGACAAGTCCCGCATGATGGCAGTTCTATCCGCTGCAGGGATACGCACGCCACGGCAGCTGCGTGCCGGTGGAGCGGCAGATCTGCTGAGGTGGCGGCGCCAGGAGAAACTCGGGCGTGTGGTCGTCAAGCCACTCGACAGCGCAGGGTCGGATGATGTCTTCACCTGTGACACTGACGAGGAGGTGACCACGGCGTTCGATCGCATCATCGGTAAGACGAACCTGATGCTCAGGCCCAACGAGTCCGTCCTGATCCAGGAGTACCTGGCCGGGGACGAATTCATCGTCAACACGGTCAGCAGGGACGGCAGGCACTGGTGCACGGACGTCTGGGTCAGTGCGAAGACCGTCCTGTCCGAGAAGCGGAAGGTCTACGACTACGAAGACCTGCTTGAGCCGGATGACCTCCGCCTCGAGCAGATCGTTCCCTACGTGTCCGACGTCCTGGACGGGCTCGGCATCACCAACGGCCCCGCCCACACCGAGCTGATTCTGACGCACGACGGTCCAGTTCTTCTGGAGACGGGCGCACGCATCTCGGGTCTCGCCAACCCTCCGGCTCTGGATCGCTGCACGGGCGCCAACCAGGTCAGTCTCGCGCTGGACTGCTACACGGCCGATGCCCGGTTGCTTCTCAGCCGCCCACTGCGGTACGAGCAGAACGAGCACGCGCGCTGTGTGAACCTCTTCGCGCGCCGCGCGGTGAGGCTTCCGGCTTGTGCCATCAGGGAGGCTCTACAGGACCTTCCCGCGTTCGAAAGCCTCCGCTTCCGTGTGGCCGACAACGGGGAAACAAGGCCGACGGTGGATCTCAACTCGTCGCCGGGCGTCGTGTTCTTCGTCCACAAGGACCGCAACGAGGTCGACCGGGCTTACAAGGTTCTTCGTGAGATCGAGCACGAGCTGCTCTGA
- a CDS encoding flavin reductase family protein: protein MPVPPQQFRDIFGSFPTSVSIITAMDNDGMPRGFTCNAICAVSADPPLLLISISKTSQTLPAVLSSRSFVVNFLASSGVEASNVFAGKGQDKFADVRWQPSDVASGAPILSDLALAYAECRVEQTVEAGDHLLVIARVDGGSTFPRDALLYCRGEYSRKAGLAAVS from the coding sequence ATGCCCGTACCCCCTCAGCAGTTCCGCGACATCTTCGGATCATTCCCCACCTCTGTCTCCATCATCACGGCTATGGACAACGACGGAATGCCTCGCGGTTTCACCTGCAATGCCATCTGCGCAGTGTCAGCCGACCCGCCCCTTCTGCTGATCAGCATCAGCAAGACCTCGCAGACACTGCCCGCCGTCCTTTCCTCGCGATCCTTCGTGGTCAACTTCCTGGCCTCTTCGGGTGTTGAGGCGTCCAACGTCTTCGCAGGCAAGGGGCAGGACAAGTTCGCTGATGTGCGGTGGCAGCCGTCGGACGTCGCGAGTGGCGCGCCCATATTGAGTGACCTTGCCCTGGCATATGCGGAGTGCCGCGTGGAGCAGACCGTGGAAGCGGGTGACCATCTGCTGGTCATCGCCCGGGTCGACGGAGGCTCGACGTTCCCGCGGGATGCGCTGCTGTACTGCCGGGGCGAGTACAGCCGCAAGGCGGGGTTGGCTGCCGTGAGCTGA